The Microbacterium maritypicum genome contains a region encoding:
- the dxs gene encoding 1-deoxy-D-xylulose-5-phosphate synthase yields the protein MPILPSISGPRDLDALSTEQLAELAAEIREFLVENVSRTGGHLGPNLGVVELTIALHRVFSSPDDPFIFDTGHQSYVHKLLTGRQDFSALRVRGGLAGYPQRGESPHDVVESSHASSSLSWADGISRALTATGRADRHVVAVVGDGALTGGMTWEALNNISDDNDRNLVIVVNDNGRSYAPTIGGMSRYLNRVRTAAAYKDLHQRSDRLFRAFGPVGRAVFRGVRGGTHGFLSRFTNNEALYSNLDIKYLGPVDGHDLPALLETLELAKSYGAPVIVHTITEKGRGYQPARDDEADQFHAVGKIDPTTGETLSSGGRGWTDVFSDALVSVGEQRSDVIAMTAAMLRPTGLAPFAERFPDRVYDVGIAEQHAVASAAGLAYGGLHPVVALYATFMGRAFDQVLMDVALHRAGVTFVLDRAGVTGPDGPSHHGMWDLAMLQIVPHIRIAAPRDGARLTEALGEAVDVEDAPTVIRFPKGEVAADLPAIERLSDGVDVLARGESEDVLIVAIGPFAELALDVAERLRAQGIGATVIDPRWAIPVQPSIVELAAHHRLVITLEDGIRVGGVGTRVRQVLREAGIDTAVDELGLPDEFIDHASRDQILSDAGLTAPKIAQDIVSQVLGTRIPKARHAGESGTIDIPLHERH from the coding sequence ATGCCCATTCTTCCGAGCATCTCAGGACCCCGTGATCTGGATGCGCTCTCGACAGAGCAGCTGGCGGAGCTCGCCGCGGAGATCCGTGAGTTCCTGGTCGAGAACGTGTCCCGTACGGGCGGCCATCTGGGGCCCAACCTCGGTGTCGTCGAGCTGACGATCGCTCTGCACCGCGTGTTCTCCTCCCCGGACGATCCCTTCATCTTCGACACCGGACATCAGTCCTACGTGCACAAGCTCCTCACGGGGCGCCAGGACTTCTCCGCACTGCGCGTCCGAGGCGGCCTCGCCGGCTATCCGCAGCGGGGGGAGAGCCCCCACGACGTCGTGGAGTCCTCGCACGCCTCCAGCTCGCTCAGCTGGGCCGACGGCATCTCGCGGGCGCTGACGGCGACCGGACGCGCGGACCGTCACGTGGTCGCGGTCGTCGGCGACGGCGCACTCACCGGTGGCATGACCTGGGAGGCGTTGAACAACATCTCCGACGACAACGACCGCAACCTGGTCATCGTCGTCAACGACAACGGGCGCTCGTATGCACCGACGATCGGCGGCATGTCGCGGTACCTCAACCGCGTGCGCACGGCAGCGGCCTACAAGGACCTCCACCAGCGCTCCGACCGCCTGTTCCGGGCGTTCGGTCCCGTGGGGCGTGCGGTGTTCCGCGGCGTCCGTGGAGGCACGCACGGCTTCCTCTCACGTTTCACGAACAACGAGGCCCTCTACTCGAACCTCGACATCAAGTATCTCGGCCCGGTGGACGGACACGACCTGCCTGCGCTCCTGGAGACGTTGGAGCTGGCGAAGTCCTACGGGGCCCCTGTCATCGTCCACACGATCACCGAGAAGGGGCGGGGCTACCAGCCGGCTCGGGATGACGAGGCCGATCAGTTCCACGCCGTCGGCAAGATCGATCCGACGACCGGCGAGACGCTCTCCTCCGGCGGGCGAGGCTGGACGGATGTGTTCTCCGACGCTCTGGTGTCCGTCGGCGAGCAGCGCAGCGACGTGATCGCGATGACGGCTGCGATGCTGCGCCCGACCGGGCTCGCGCCGTTCGCCGAGCGCTTCCCCGATCGGGTCTACGACGTGGGCATCGCCGAGCAGCACGCCGTCGCGTCCGCCGCCGGCCTGGCATACGGGGGCCTGCACCCCGTCGTGGCCCTCTACGCCACCTTCATGGGGCGCGCTTTCGATCAGGTGCTGATGGATGTCGCCCTGCACCGTGCCGGGGTCACCTTCGTCCTCGATCGCGCCGGCGTCACCGGTCCCGACGGTCCCAGCCATCACGGCATGTGGGATCTCGCGATGCTGCAGATCGTCCCGCACATTCGCATTGCCGCGCCTCGCGACGGTGCGCGTCTGACCGAAGCCCTCGGCGAGGCCGTCGATGTCGAGGACGCCCCCACCGTCATCCGGTTCCCGAAGGGGGAGGTCGCCGCCGATCTGCCGGCGATCGAACGACTGAGCGACGGTGTCGACGTGCTCGCCCGCGGTGAGTCTGAAGACGTTCTCATCGTCGCCATCGGCCCGTTCGCCGAACTCGCTCTCGACGTCGCCGAGCGGCTCCGTGCGCAGGGGATCGGTGCGACGGTCATCGATCCGCGCTGGGCCATCCCCGTGCAGCCCTCGATCGTCGAGCTCGCGGCGCATCATCGCCTCGTGATCACGCTCGAAGACGGCATACGCGTCGGTGGCGTCGGCACTCGTGTGCGCCAGGTTCTCCGGGAGGCCGGGATCGACACCGCGGTGGACGAGCTGGGGCTGCCGGACGAGTTCATCGACCATGCCTCGCGTGATCAGATCCTCTCCGACGCCGGTCTCACAGCACCGAAGATCGCGCAGGACATCGTCTCGCAAGTGCTCGGGACGCGCATTCCGAAGGCGCGTCACGCGGGGGAGAGCGGAACGATCGACATCCCGCTGCACGAGCGGCACTGA
- a CDS encoding aconitate hydratase — protein MSTVNSFGAKSTLTVGSTDYEIFRIDTVPGFEKLPFSLKVLLENLLRTEDGANVTKAQIEALGSWDAAAEPNTEIQFTPARVVMQDFTGVPCIVDLATMREAVTALGGDANKINPLSPAEMVIDHSVIADLFGSENALERNVEIEYERNGERYQFLRWGQTAFSDFKVVPPGTGIVHQVNIEHLAKVIYDRNVDGVLRAYPDTCVGTDSHTTMVNGLGVLGWGVGGIEAEAAMLGQPVSMLIPRVVGFKLSGEIPAGVTATDVVLTITDLLRKHGVVGKFVEFYGEGVASVPLANRATIGNMSPEFGSTAAIFPIDDVTLEYLRLTGRSEEAVALVEAYAKEQKLWHDAAHEPTFSEYLELDLGTVVPSIAGPKRPQDRILLSEAKSQFEQDILSYASPSTSDSIVDLESKHSFPASDPGQAPGDEEPTTRPVHINSGAPANASKPVPVTTPSGEKYILDNGAVTLAAITSCTNTSNPSVMIAAGLVARKALAKGLKQKPWVKTTLGPGSKVVTDYYEKSGLDKDLEGLGFYTVGYGCTICIGNSGPLIEEVSEAINSHDLAVTAVLSGNRNFEGRISPDVKMNYLASPPLVIAYALAGSMHFDFENDALGKGTDGEDVFLKDIWPTPAEVQELVDSSISREQFIKQYATVFDGDERWRSLPTPDDDIFQWDEKSTYVRKAPYFEGMTMELTPVKDIEGARVMATLGDSVTTDHISPAGNIKAGTPAAQYLTEHGVDRKDFNSFGSRRGNHEVMIRGTFANIRLKNAMVAAVNDGQVVEGGYTRDFTLPGGPQSYIYDASMNYQAEGTPLVIFGGKEYGSGSSRDWAAKGTSLLGVKAVITESFERIHRSNLIGMGVVPLQFPAGESWESLGLDGTEIVSISGLEELNNGVTPKTVKVTAIPSENSPEGKQPVEFDAVVRIDTPGEADYYRNGGILQYVLRSLV, from the coding sequence GTGTCCACGGTGAACAGCTTCGGTGCCAAGAGCACCCTGACAGTCGGCAGCACCGACTACGAGATCTTCCGCATCGACACGGTGCCCGGTTTCGAGAAGCTCCCCTTCAGTCTCAAGGTTCTCCTCGAGAACCTGCTTCGCACCGAGGACGGCGCGAATGTGACGAAGGCGCAGATCGAGGCGCTGGGTTCGTGGGATGCCGCGGCCGAGCCGAACACCGAGATCCAGTTCACGCCGGCCCGTGTGGTCATGCAGGACTTCACCGGTGTGCCCTGCATCGTCGACCTCGCCACCATGCGCGAGGCCGTGACGGCGCTCGGCGGTGACGCGAACAAGATCAACCCGCTCTCGCCCGCTGAGATGGTCATCGACCACTCCGTGATCGCCGACCTGTTCGGCTCGGAGAACGCGCTCGAGCGCAACGTCGAGATCGAGTACGAGCGCAACGGCGAGCGCTACCAGTTCCTGCGCTGGGGTCAGACGGCGTTCAGCGACTTCAAGGTCGTCCCGCCCGGGACCGGCATCGTCCACCAGGTGAACATCGAGCACCTGGCCAAGGTCATCTACGACCGCAACGTCGACGGCGTGCTCCGCGCATACCCCGACACCTGTGTCGGCACCGACTCGCACACCACCATGGTCAACGGCCTCGGTGTGCTGGGCTGGGGCGTAGGCGGCATCGAGGCCGAGGCGGCCATGCTCGGCCAGCCCGTGTCGATGCTCATCCCGCGCGTCGTCGGCTTCAAGCTCTCCGGCGAGATCCCCGCCGGGGTCACCGCGACCGACGTCGTGCTCACGATCACCGACCTGCTGCGCAAGCACGGTGTGGTCGGCAAGTTCGTCGAGTTCTACGGTGAGGGCGTCGCCTCGGTGCCGCTCGCCAACCGCGCGACCATCGGCAACATGTCCCCGGAGTTCGGCTCCACCGCCGCGATCTTCCCGATCGACGACGTCACCCTCGAGTACCTGCGCCTCACCGGCCGCAGCGAAGAGGCCGTCGCGCTGGTCGAGGCGTACGCCAAGGAGCAGAAGCTCTGGCACGACGCCGCGCACGAGCCCACCTTCAGCGAGTACCTCGAGCTCGATCTCGGCACCGTCGTGCCGTCGATCGCCGGCCCGAAGCGCCCGCAGGACCGCATCCTCCTCTCCGAGGCGAAGTCGCAGTTCGAGCAGGACATCCTGAGCTACGCCTCGCCGTCCACGTCGGACTCGATCGTCGACCTCGAGTCGAAGCACTCGTTCCCGGCGTCCGACCCCGGTCAGGCCCCCGGCGACGAGGAGCCGACCACGCGTCCGGTGCACATCAACAGCGGTGCCCCGGCGAACGCCTCGAAGCCCGTGCCGGTCACGACGCCGTCGGGGGAGAAGTACATCCTCGACAACGGTGCCGTCACGCTCGCGGCCATCACCTCGTGCACCAACACGTCGAACCCGTCGGTGATGATCGCCGCCGGTCTCGTCGCACGCAAGGCGCTCGCGAAGGGCCTGAAGCAGAAGCCGTGGGTCAAGACCACGCTCGGCCCCGGCTCGAAGGTCGTCACCGACTACTACGAGAAGTCCGGACTCGACAAGGACCTCGAGGGCCTCGGGTTCTACACCGTCGGCTACGGCTGCACGATCTGCATCGGCAACTCGGGTCCGCTGATCGAAGAGGTGTCCGAGGCGATCAACTCGCACGACCTCGCCGTCACGGCCGTCCTCTCGGGCAACCGCAACTTCGAGGGGCGCATCAGCCCCGACGTGAAGATGAACTACCTCGCCAGCCCGCCGCTGGTCATCGCGTACGCGCTGGCCGGGTCGATGCACTTCGACTTCGAGAACGACGCGCTCGGCAAGGGCACCGATGGGGAAGACGTCTTCCTCAAGGACATCTGGCCGACACCGGCAGAGGTGCAGGAGCTCGTCGACTCCTCGATCTCGCGTGAGCAGTTCATCAAGCAGTACGCGACGGTCTTCGACGGTGACGAGCGCTGGCGCAGCCTGCCCACTCCGGACGACGACATCTTCCAGTGGGACGAGAAGTCGACCTACGTGCGCAAGGCGCCGTACTTCGAGGGCATGACGATGGAGCTCACCCCGGTGAAGGACATCGAGGGTGCACGCGTCATGGCGACCCTCGGCGACTCGGTGACCACTGACCACATCTCGCCCGCCGGCAACATCAAGGCCGGCACGCCTGCGGCCCAGTACCTCACGGAGCACGGCGTCGACCGCAAGGACTTCAACTCCTTCGGCTCGCGTCGAGGCAACCACGAGGTCATGATCCGCGGAACCTTCGCCAACATCCGTCTGAAGAACGCGATGGTCGCGGCCGTCAACGACGGACAGGTGGTCGAGGGCGGCTACACGCGTGACTTCACTCTGCCGGGCGGCCCGCAGTCGTACATCTACGACGCGAGCATGAACTACCAGGCAGAAGGCACGCCCCTGGTCATCTTCGGTGGCAAGGAGTACGGCTCCGGCTCGTCGCGTGACTGGGCGGCCAAGGGCACGAGCCTGCTGGGCGTCAAGGCGGTCATCACCGAGAGCTTCGAGCGCATCCACCGCTCGAACCTGATCGGCATGGGCGTCGTCCCGCTGCAGTTCCCCGCCGGCGAGAGCTGGGAGTCGCTGGGCCTCGACGGCACCGAGATCGTCTCGATCTCGGGTCTGGAAGAGCTCAACAACGGCGTCACGCCCAAGACGGTCAAGGTCACGGCGATCCCGAGCGAGAACTCGCCCGAGGGTAAGCAGCCGGTCGAGTTCGACGCGGTCGTCCGCATCGACACCCCCGGCGAGGCCGACTACTACCGCAACGGCGGCATCCTGCAGTACGTGCTGCGTTCGCTGGTCTGA
- a CDS encoding DUF3159 domain-containing protein, with translation MSAPEPGPERDKSTSEILGQALGGAARRAGLDPAESSSTHKVVWSAMGGWRGILESVLPSLAFVIIFTIRPEPLILSLGISVGLAAVFTIIRLAQKSPPSAALGGLVAAGAAAALALWTGRGADNFVPGLITNAVYGSVILVSALIGWSLIGLAVGFLMGEGTTWRNDRRKRRAYFWLGIAWAALFFARLAVQLPLYLAGDVTALGTLKLIMGLPLFAPLIAVTWLVVRALHPREPASEDAPEA, from the coding sequence GTGAGCGCCCCCGAGCCCGGACCCGAAAGAGACAAGAGCACCTCCGAGATTCTCGGGCAGGCTCTCGGAGGTGCCGCGCGTCGCGCCGGCCTCGACCCCGCCGAGAGCTCGAGCACGCACAAAGTGGTCTGGTCCGCGATGGGCGGGTGGCGCGGCATCCTCGAGTCGGTGCTGCCCAGCCTCGCGTTCGTGATCATCTTCACGATCCGCCCGGAGCCGCTGATCCTCTCGCTCGGGATCTCGGTCGGTCTCGCGGCGGTCTTCACGATCATCCGGCTCGCTCAGAAGTCACCGCCCTCGGCAGCCCTCGGCGGTCTCGTCGCCGCGGGTGCGGCTGCGGCGCTGGCGCTGTGGACCGGTCGCGGCGCTGACAACTTCGTCCCCGGACTCATCACGAACGCGGTCTACGGATCGGTGATCCTGGTCTCCGCTCTGATCGGGTGGTCGCTGATCGGCCTCGCGGTCGGATTCCTGATGGGGGAGGGCACCACCTGGCGCAATGATCGCCGCAAGCGTCGTGCCTACTTCTGGCTCGGGATCGCCTGGGCCGCGCTGTTCTTCGCGCGTCTGGCCGTGCAGCTGCCGCTCTATCTCGCCGGAGATGTCACAGCGCTCGGCACTCTCAAGCTCATCATGGGCCTGCCCCTCTTCGCGCCGCTGATCGCCGTCACCTGGCTCGTCGTTCGCGCTCTCCACCCGCGCGAGCCCGCGAGCGAGGATGCTCCGGAGGCGTGA
- a CDS encoding DUF3710 domain-containing protein translates to MTDNNETPSKSAPLNRATDGPFDDSEANPVRPYIDLGGIKILPREGLNLRLEVEEQSKRIVAVGLDYADSSLQVQPFAAPRTGGLWDETRVQLRDQVKAQGGRVEEREGPLGKELLAEVPATAAEGSGLRLARFIGIDGPRWFLRGVIGGAGASDPDAAAKVEDLFRSIVVVRGGSPMPPRDLIPLKMPATPGSA, encoded by the coding sequence ATGACTGACAACAACGAGACCCCTTCGAAGTCGGCACCGCTGAATCGTGCCACCGACGGTCCCTTCGATGACTCCGAGGCGAACCCCGTCCGCCCGTACATCGACCTCGGCGGGATCAAGATCCTTCCGCGGGAGGGCCTCAACCTCCGTCTCGAGGTCGAGGAGCAGTCGAAGCGCATCGTGGCGGTCGGTCTCGACTACGCGGACTCCTCGCTGCAGGTGCAGCCGTTCGCGGCCCCGCGCACCGGTGGGCTGTGGGACGAGACGCGCGTGCAGCTGCGCGACCAGGTCAAGGCGCAGGGCGGCCGAGTGGAGGAGAGGGAAGGCCCGCTGGGCAAGGAGCTCCTCGCCGAGGTGCCCGCCACGGCGGCGGAGGGATCCGGGCTGCGCCTCGCGCGCTTCATCGGCATCGACGGTCCTCGCTGGTTCCTCCGCGGTGTGATCGGTGGCGCCGGCGCCTCCGACCCGGATGCGGCCGCGAAGGTCGAAGACCTCTTCCGTTCGATCGTGGTCGTCCGTGGCGGATCCCCCATGCCTCCGCGCGACCTGATCCCGCTCAAGATGCCGGCGACCCCGGGTTCCGCGTGA
- the dut gene encoding dUTP diphosphatase, whose amino-acid sequence MTDSVDIPIIAAVVPGYAHPGDAGADLIAAEAVHLEPGERALVPTGVRIALPEGYAAFVVPRSGLAAKHGISIVNSPGTVDAGYRGEIKVSLINTDTRSAYDVAVGDRIAQLIIMPVTRATFIPVDELPDSVRGAGGFGSTGYQAATHQNEAGQAND is encoded by the coding sequence GTGACCGATTCCGTTGATATCCCCATTATCGCTGCAGTGGTGCCCGGGTACGCGCATCCGGGCGATGCCGGTGCCGATCTGATCGCGGCGGAAGCCGTGCACCTCGAGCCGGGGGAGCGCGCACTCGTGCCGACGGGCGTGCGTATCGCCCTCCCCGAGGGGTACGCAGCGTTCGTGGTTCCGCGCAGCGGGCTGGCGGCGAAGCACGGGATCTCGATCGTGAACTCGCCCGGAACTGTCGACGCGGGCTATCGCGGCGAGATCAAGGTGAGCCTGATCAACACCGATACCCGGAGCGCGTACGATGTCGCCGTCGGCGATCGTATCGCGCAGCTGATCATCATGCCCGTCACGCGCGCCACGTTCATCCCGGTCGACGAGCTGCCGGACAGCGTCCGCGGTGCCGGAGGATTCGGATCCACCGGCTATCAGGCAGCGACCCACCAGAACGAAGCAGGACAGGCCAATGACTGA
- a CDS encoding DUF3093 domain-containing protein has product MQNPATDTRPRYRERLSPSLWLLVTVAVAGPMVSLVFVPIGSTVALVLGAAVSALLVLGFIAAAPVVSLVGSVLHAGRAHIDTEHLGDPVALTGEEARQARGPGLPARGWHLIRGGIDGIVVVPNLDQDDPVDAWTISTRTPDRLAAAIRASRD; this is encoded by the coding sequence ATGCAGAACCCCGCCACAGACACACGCCCCCGCTACCGCGAAAGGCTCTCGCCGAGCCTCTGGCTGCTCGTGACCGTCGCGGTCGCCGGCCCGATGGTGTCGCTCGTCTTCGTGCCGATCGGCTCGACCGTCGCGCTCGTGCTCGGCGCGGCCGTGTCGGCTCTGCTGGTGCTGGGCTTCATCGCCGCCGCCCCGGTCGTCTCCCTCGTCGGCTCCGTCTTGCACGCAGGCCGCGCACACATCGACACCGAGCATCTCGGCGACCCCGTGGCTCTGACGGGCGAAGAGGCTCGCCAGGCCCGCGGTCCGGGGCTGCCGGCACGTGGGTGGCACCTGATCCGCGGCGGCATCGACGGCATCGTCGTCGTTCCGAACCTCGACCAGGACGACCCGGTCGACGCCTGGACGATCTCGACCCGCACACCCGACCGCCTGGCCGCGGCGATCCGCGCTTCGCGCGACTGA
- a CDS encoding DUF4193 domain-containing protein, translating into MATDYDAPRKSEDDSESIEALKERVPDKLSGSSGDEDSDNPSSFDLPGADLSDLELDVVVLPAQQDEFTCMSCFLVKHRSQLDHEGASGPICKECAA; encoded by the coding sequence ATGGCAACCGATTACGACGCCCCCCGAAAGAGCGAAGACGACTCCGAGTCGATCGAAGCCCTGAAGGAGCGTGTGCCGGACAAGCTCTCCGGCTCAAGCGGGGACGAAGACTCCGACAACCCGTCGAGCTTCGACCTTCCGGGTGCCGACCTCTCCGACCTCGAGCTCGACGTCGTCGTGCTGCCCGCGCAGCAGGACGAGTTCACGTGCATGAGCTGCTTCCTCGTGAAGCACCGCTCACAGCTCGACCACGAGGGCGCATCCGGGCCCATCTGCAAGGAGTGCGCTGCGTAA
- the sepH gene encoding septation protein SepH: protein MENVTIVGTEAGVLVLATESGERFALPIDDMLQREIRRATRQSEPTAQKLAASPRDIQAQIRAGLTAAEVAELLGIGVDDVARFEGPVLAEREHVIGQALAVPVLIGSEVEPDAQPTFGVAVRAKLAEIEATSERWASWKDESGWIIKLEFTANDVDHDARWSFDPRRSALSPLNADATQLSRQGSLPEGLIPRLRAVDADRITSPYKDESRFDSGAFGPRLLPAPDAEIEDPSFPERSDAAAQDAAIKRAPAAQTTSPETADLLEALRRRRGQRETAPLLDDVEDAERPEPSPISLFEALEQPDDEPEPQQPAPRPSGSDSGDSNGRRRRRNAMPSWDEIVFGARTDE, encoded by the coding sequence ATGGAAAACGTCACCATCGTCGGCACAGAAGCAGGAGTCCTCGTACTCGCGACCGAGTCGGGCGAGCGGTTCGCGCTGCCCATCGACGACATGCTGCAGCGCGAGATCCGTCGCGCCACGCGTCAGAGCGAGCCGACGGCCCAGAAGCTCGCCGCGAGCCCGCGCGACATCCAGGCGCAGATCCGTGCCGGCCTCACGGCCGCCGAGGTCGCAGAACTGCTCGGCATCGGCGTCGACGACGTCGCACGGTTCGAAGGCCCGGTCCTCGCCGAGCGCGAGCATGTGATCGGGCAGGCGCTCGCCGTTCCCGTGCTCATCGGCAGCGAGGTCGAACCCGATGCGCAGCCGACCTTCGGCGTCGCCGTGCGGGCCAAACTCGCCGAGATCGAGGCCACGTCCGAGCGTTGGGCGAGCTGGAAGGATGAGTCCGGCTGGATCATCAAGCTCGAGTTCACGGCCAACGACGTCGATCACGATGCGCGCTGGAGTTTCGACCCTCGCCGCAGCGCTCTCTCGCCGCTCAACGCCGACGCCACGCAGCTGTCGCGGCAGGGTTCGCTTCCTGAGGGCCTCATCCCCCGCCTGCGGGCCGTGGACGCCGACCGGATCACCTCGCCGTACAAGGACGAGAGCCGCTTCGACTCCGGCGCCTTCGGGCCACGCCTGCTGCCGGCGCCCGATGCGGAGATCGAGGACCCGTCGTTCCCTGAGCGCTCCGACGCCGCCGCGCAGGACGCGGCGATCAAGCGCGCGCCCGCAGCGCAGACGACGAGTCCGGAGACCGCCGATCTCCTGGAGGCACTTCGTCGACGACGCGGCCAGCGGGAGACGGCGCCGCTGCTCGACGATGTCGAGGACGCAGAGCGCCCCGAGCCGAGCCCGATCTCCCTGTTCGAGGCTCTGGAGCAGCCGGATGACGAGCCGGAGCCGCAGCAGCCTGCACCGCGTCCGTCAGGTTCGGACTCCGGTGATTCCAACGGCCGACGACGCCGCCGGAACGCGATGCCCTCCTGGGACGAGATCGTCTTCGGCGCCCGCACCGACGAGTGA
- a CDS encoding alkaline phosphatase family protein → MADDLFAALRGESEVLPRADSVVLVVIDGLGAISLRGHAGHARALTSGMAKKDVAQSVFPSTTAAALTSIVTGVWPGEHGLVGYRVLDPSRDVLVNQLSGWETDGIDPLTWQAAPTIFERAAGGGHASFAVGFAGYAHSGFTKATLRGAEFVAATTARARIEAAYELAQTHPGSLVYCYLPEVDKAGHKHGIASAEWVAALEDVDAALSTRVPPGVGVVVTSDHGMVDVAPNRQVVLEETHLEGIRHVGGEPRMLHAYLEPEADAAAVTARWRADLEGVADVVTRDEAVHAGLFGPTVTEAASSRIGDVLAIARGTWAVYDGTAADQRGRGMVGQHGALTPEERQVPVIRLGAFSR, encoded by the coding sequence GTGGCGGACGACCTGTTCGCCGCTCTGCGCGGCGAGTCCGAGGTGCTGCCGCGCGCGGATTCGGTGGTCCTCGTCGTGATCGACGGCCTCGGCGCGATCAGTCTGCGCGGGCATGCCGGGCACGCACGGGCTCTGACATCGGGGATGGCGAAGAAGGACGTCGCGCAGTCGGTGTTCCCCTCCACCACGGCGGCGGCGCTCACCAGCATCGTCACGGGCGTGTGGCCGGGGGAGCACGGTCTCGTGGGCTATCGCGTGCTCGATCCGAGCCGCGATGTGCTCGTGAACCAGCTCAGCGGCTGGGAGACCGACGGGATCGATCCCCTCACGTGGCAAGCGGCGCCCACGATCTTCGAGCGAGCGGCCGGCGGCGGTCATGCGAGTTTCGCCGTCGGATTCGCCGGGTACGCCCACAGCGGTTTCACCAAGGCAACGCTCCGCGGGGCCGAGTTCGTCGCGGCGACCACAGCGCGCGCTCGCATCGAAGCGGCGTACGAGCTCGCGCAGACTCATCCGGGCTCTCTCGTCTACTGCTATCTTCCCGAGGTCGACAAGGCCGGGCACAAGCACGGCATCGCCTCAGCGGAATGGGTCGCTGCATTGGAGGACGTCGACGCCGCCCTGTCGACACGCGTGCCCCCCGGCGTCGGCGTGGTGGTCACATCGGATCACGGGATGGTCGACGTGGCGCCGAATCGACAGGTGGTTCTGGAGGAGACGCATCTCGAGGGGATTCGTCACGTCGGGGGAGAGCCGCGCATGCTGCACGCCTACCTGGAGCCCGAGGCGGACGCCGCCGCGGTGACCGCACGATGGCGCGCCGACCTCGAAGGCGTAGCCGACGTCGTGACCCGTGACGAAGCTGTGCACGCGGGGCTCTTCGGACCGACGGTCACCGAGGCGGCCTCGTCGCGGATCGGCGATGTGCTCGCGATCGCCCGCGGAACCTGGGCCGTGTACGACGGCACGGCTGCCGACCAGCGCGGACGAGGGATGGTCGGTCAGCACGGAGCGCTCACACCCGAGGAGCGGCAGGTGCCGGTGATCAGGCTCGGCGCGTTCTCGCGCTGA